In the Haliaeetus albicilla chromosome 7, bHalAlb1.1, whole genome shotgun sequence genome, one interval contains:
- the WNT9B gene encoding protein Wnt-9b, protein MECQYQFRSERWNCSLEGRTSLLKRGFKETAFLYAVSSAALTHSLARACSAGRMERCTCDDSPDLENRKAWQWGVCGDNLKYSTKFLKKFLGQKRIGKDLRAKVDIHNTNVGIKAVKNGLKTTCKCHGVSGSCAVRTCWKQLSPFHEIGRLLKLRYDDAVKVFSTTNDAVGHSELAGPQRQSHSPKHPASPRSTDLVYVEDSPSFCRPSKYSLGTAGRTCSREGNCDSMCCGRGYNTQSRLVTFSCHCQVQWCCYVECQQCMQEEVVYSCKQ, encoded by the exons ATGGAGTGCCAGTACCAGTTTCGCAGCGAGCGCTGGAACTGCAGCCTGGAGGGACGGACCAGCCTGCTGAAGCGAG GTTTTAAGGAAACTGCCTTCCTCTATGCAGTGTCCTCTGCAGCTCTCACCCACTCCTTGGCCAGAGCGTGTAGTGCTGGGCGTATGGAACGCTGCACCTGCGATGACTCCCCAGACCTGGAGAACCGCAAGGCCTGGCAATGGGGTGTTTGTGGAGACAACCTCAAATATAGCACCAAGTTCCTGAAAAAATTCTTGGGTCAGAAGAGGATTGGCAAAGACCTGCGGGCCAAGGTGGACATCCACAACACCAATGTTGGCATCAAG GCTGTGAAAAATGGTCTCAAAACCACATGCAAGTGCCATGGTGTCTCCGGCTCATGTGCTGTCCGGACGTGCTGGAAGcagctttctcctttccatGAGATTGGACGACTGCTGAAGCTGCGCTACGATGATGCCGTCAAGGTCTTCAGCACCACCAATGATGCTGTGGGACACTCAGAGCTGGCTGGCCCACAGAGACAAAGCCATTCCCCCAAGCACCCTGCTTCACCCCGCTCTACTGACCTGGTGTATGTGGAAGACTCTCCCAGTTTCTGTCGTCCCAGCAAATATTCCCTGGGAACTGCTGGGAGGACCTGCTCTCGGGAAGGCAACTGTGACAGCATGTGCTGTGGACGAGGCTATAACACCCAGAGCCGGCTGGTTACCTTCTCTTGCCACTGCCAGGTGCAGTGGTGTTGCTATGTTGAGTGCCAACAGTGCATGCAGGAAGAGGTGGTCTACAGCTGCAAGCAGTAA